One genomic segment of Alkalimarinus alittae includes these proteins:
- a CDS encoding lysophospholipid acyltransferase family protein, translating to MSFKRLIATNDSLATEPVDANSPVDQRKPVLTDSLDNLYGINHFFAGFIKAYPHLQGVEFVEQILEHFNFSFQTPWKERENIPAEGRVIIISNHPLGTLDALALYKLVSDVRPDVKVVIEGDQSLPKAIKSSPLAHLILPYKPHTDLSSDSCLNENNPVVDYLAEEGALIIFPCQDMSRIRPTGVSDPKWRFDFLQLALSTQSPILPLFIDAKNSALFYGLSAIYKPLSSLIVVPEMYKQTRKSVSIRVGGLIANDTFKQSGLPLKTQVKLFKKHVYKIGKGKQGIWPSQTAVAHPEPRKALKQLISSQLHLGKTSDGKQIYLYQHSGSSAALREIGRLREISFRAVGEGTGKRRDIDQYDAVYSQLVLWDEQDLEIVGAYRLAAARDIINNNGVHGLYSASLFDYEESILPILEKGAELGRSFVQPKYWGKRSLDYLWYGIGSFLGQNPDIRYLFGPVSLSNDMPKAAKDLMVYFFTLYFGQLKHQDDFLKASGCIAESSVNKANITPLARSKTPYRLSSDLINHLKIQFLGDDYKQDFKTLKHIMSNMGCSIPTLFKQYSELCDPGGLIFLDFGIDTGFGDCIDGLVMVDVTKIKQKKRARYMPDGLLEG from the coding sequence ATGAGCTTTAAACGACTAATAGCGACTAATGATAGTTTGGCTACTGAGCCAGTTGATGCCAATAGTCCGGTAGATCAGCGTAAGCCTGTTTTAACTGATAGCTTAGATAACTTATATGGCATTAATCACTTTTTTGCCGGATTTATTAAAGCTTATCCTCATCTACAAGGGGTTGAGTTTGTAGAGCAAATTCTTGAACATTTTAACTTTTCCTTCCAAACGCCTTGGAAAGAAAGAGAAAACATACCCGCAGAAGGCCGGGTCATTATCATATCGAATCACCCTTTAGGGACGCTTGATGCGCTTGCACTCTATAAGTTAGTAAGTGATGTGCGACCTGACGTGAAAGTGGTTATAGAAGGCGATCAGAGTCTACCCAAAGCGATCAAATCCTCGCCGCTTGCTCATCTTATTTTGCCTTACAAACCGCACACTGACTTATCTTCTGATTCCTGTCTAAACGAAAATAACCCTGTTGTTGACTACCTTGCCGAAGAAGGTGCGTTGATTATTTTCCCTTGTCAGGATATGTCGCGTATTCGACCAACAGGTGTGAGTGATCCAAAATGGCGATTTGATTTTTTGCAGCTTGCATTATCAACACAGTCGCCTATTTTACCGCTGTTTATTGATGCCAAAAACTCAGCCTTGTTTTATGGGTTATCAGCCATTTATAAACCACTATCGTCCTTAATAGTTGTACCAGAAATGTATAAGCAAACTCGCAAATCTGTGAGTATTCGTGTCGGTGGTTTAATTGCTAATGATACGTTTAAACAAAGCGGTTTACCGTTAAAAACTCAAGTTAAGCTTTTCAAAAAGCATGTCTATAAAATAGGAAAAGGTAAACAAGGAATTTGGCCTTCACAGACAGCAGTTGCTCATCCTGAGCCACGTAAGGCATTGAAACAACTGATATCGTCTCAACTACATTTAGGTAAAACCAGTGATGGTAAGCAAATTTATTTATACCAACACTCAGGTAGTAGCGCTGCATTAAGAGAAATAGGGCGCTTACGCGAGATCTCATTTAGAGCTGTGGGAGAGGGAACAGGTAAAAGGCGTGATATTGATCAGTATGATGCGGTTTATAGCCAGTTAGTGTTATGGGATGAGCAAGACCTCGAAATTGTTGGGGCGTATCGCTTAGCCGCTGCTAGAGACATTATTAACAATAATGGCGTACACGGTTTATATAGTGCGTCGTTGTTTGACTATGAAGAATCAATATTACCCATATTAGAGAAAGGTGCAGAGTTAGGCCGAAGCTTTGTTCAACCTAAATACTGGGGCAAACGAAGCTTAGATTATCTTTGGTATGGGATTGGTTCTTTTCTGGGTCAAAACCCAGATATTCGATACTTATTTGGCCCTGTTAGCCTATCTAATGACATGCCAAAAGCAGCAAAAGACCTGATGGTTTACTTTTTTACATTGTATTTTGGTCAGCTAAAACATCAGGACGACTTCTTAAAAGCGTCAGGATGTATAGCCGAATCTAGCGTAAACAAAGCAAATATCACTCCATTGGCACGCTCAAAAACACCTTATCGGTTATCGTCAGATTTAATAAATCACCTTAAAATCCAGTTTTTAGGTGATGATTACAAACAAGATTTTAAAACCTTAAAGCACATTATGTCTAATATGGGGTGCAGTATTCCTACATTGTTTAAACAATACAGTGAGCTGTGTGATCCAGGGGGGCTGATCTTTTTAGACTTTGGAATCGATACGGGGTTTGGCGACTGTATAGATGGCCTTGTTATGGTTGACGTGACAAAGATAAAGCAAAAAAAACGCGCACGATATATGCCTGATGGTTTACTAGAAGGATAA
- the fghA gene encoding S-formylglutathione hydrolase, producing MTIENLSSNKTFGGWHKQYSHVSSSLNCTMRFAIYLPPQASSGEKVPVLYWLSGLTCTDENFMQKAGAHRIAAELGIAIVAPDTSPRGEDVADDEGYDLGKGAGFYVNATEAPWRHHYQMYDYIVNELPALIESTFPVSNKRAISGHSMGGHGALVISLRNPERFTSVSAFSPISNPSNCPWGKKAFTAYLGEDSKTWRNYDASILMREATQKVPGLVDQGLADDFLTEQLKPELLEAAAKASDYPLEVRLHEGYDHSYYFIASFIEDHLRFHADHLQR from the coding sequence ATGACAATTGAAAATTTAAGTAGTAATAAAACGTTTGGTGGCTGGCATAAGCAGTATAGCCATGTATCGTCATCACTAAATTGCACAATGCGTTTTGCTATTTATCTTCCACCTCAAGCATCAAGTGGTGAGAAAGTGCCCGTGCTGTATTGGTTGTCGGGCCTAACCTGTACCGATGAAAACTTTATGCAGAAAGCCGGCGCGCACCGTATAGCGGCTGAATTAGGCATTGCTATTGTAGCACCCGATACCAGTCCGCGAGGTGAAGATGTTGCAGACGATGAAGGCTATGATTTAGGTAAAGGTGCAGGGTTTTATGTAAATGCTACTGAGGCGCCTTGGCGTCATCATTATCAAATGTATGACTACATTGTGAATGAGTTACCGGCGTTGATTGAATCTACTTTCCCGGTGTCTAATAAACGGGCTATATCTGGTCATTCGATGGGGGGGCACGGTGCACTCGTTATTTCGTTACGAAACCCTGAACGTTTTACATCTGTATCGGCGTTTAGCCCGATTAGCAACCCGTCAAATTGTCCTTGGGGTAAAAAAGCCTTTACCGCGTATTTGGGTGAAGACAGTAAAACGTGGCGCAACTACGATGCAAGTATTTTAATGCGCGAAGCGACTCAAAAGGTACCCGGTTTAGTTGACCAAGGGTTAGCAGATGACTTTTTAACAGAGCAATTAAAACCTGAGTTACTTGAAGCCGCGGCAAAAGCAAGTGATTACCCATTAGAGGTTCGCCTCCATGAAGGTTATGACCATAGCTATTATTTCATCGCGAGCTTCATTGAAGATCATCTTCGTTTTCACGCTGATCATTTACAACGGTAA
- a CDS encoding S-(hydroxymethyl)glutathione dehydrogenase/class III alcohol dehydrogenase, with amino-acid sequence MTAQTIKSKAAVAWAVGQPLTMEVVDVMPPQKGEVRVKIIASGVCHTDAFTLSGDDPEGIFPCILGHEGGGIVESVGEGVTSVKVGDHVIPLYTPECGECKFCKSGKTNLCQKIRETQGKGLMPDGTTRFSKDGQPIYHYMGCSTFSEYTVLPEISLAKVNPDAPLEEVCLLGCGVTTGMGAVMNTAKVEEGATVAIFGLGGIGLSAIIGATMAKASRIIAIDINESKFELARKLGATDCINPKNYDKPIQDVIVELTDGGVDYSFECIGNVNIMRSALECCHKGWGESVVIGVAGAGQEISTRPFQLVTGRVWRGSAFGGVKGRSELPEYVERYLAGEFKLDDFITHTMGLDKVNEAFDLMHEGKSIRSVIHFDK; translated from the coding sequence ATGACAGCACAAACAATCAAATCAAAAGCTGCAGTAGCTTGGGCCGTTGGCCAACCATTAACCATGGAAGTGGTTGATGTCATGCCGCCACAAAAAGGCGAAGTTCGCGTAAAAATTATTGCCAGCGGTGTTTGCCATACTGATGCATTTACGTTATCTGGCGATGATCCAGAAGGTATTTTCCCTTGCATCCTGGGTCATGAAGGCGGCGGTATTGTTGAGTCTGTAGGCGAGGGCGTTACCAGTGTTAAAGTGGGTGATCATGTTATTCCGCTTTACACGCCTGAATGTGGCGAATGCAAATTCTGTAAATCAGGTAAAACCAACCTTTGCCAAAAGATACGCGAAACACAAGGCAAAGGCTTAATGCCAGATGGAACCACTCGATTCTCTAAAGATGGCCAACCTATTTATCATTACATGGGGTGCTCGACATTTTCTGAGTACACTGTACTGCCCGAGATTTCATTAGCTAAAGTAAACCCTGATGCGCCACTTGAAGAAGTATGCTTGCTGGGTTGTGGTGTTACCACGGGTATGGGGGCCGTTATGAACACCGCTAAAGTTGAGGAAGGCGCGACAGTCGCCATTTTCGGTTTAGGGGGGATCGGTCTATCTGCGATCATCGGCGCAACAATGGCGAAAGCAAGCCGGATTATTGCGATAGATATTAATGAAAGTAAATTTGAATTGGCGCGCAAGTTGGGCGCTACTGATTGTATAAACCCTAAAAATTATGACAAACCGATTCAAGACGTCATTGTTGAATTAACCGATGGTGGAGTTGACTACTCGTTTGAGTGTATTGGTAACGTTAATATCATGCGTTCAGCCCTAGAGTGCTGCCATAAGGGATGGGGCGAGTCGGTAGTCATTGGTGTTGCAGGTGCAGGCCAAGAGATATCGACTCGACCATTCCAGTTAGTGACTGGGCGAGTTTGGAGAGGTTCTGCCTTTGGTGGTGTTAAAGGTCGTTCTGAGCTACCTGAATATGTAGAGCGTTACTTGGCGGGTGAGTTCAAGTTAGATGACTTCATCACCCATACCATGGGGCTAGATAAGGTTAACGAAGCGTTTGATTTAATGCACGAAGGCAAGAGTATTCGGTCTGTTATTCACTTCGATAAATAA
- a CDS encoding LysR substrate-binding domain-containing protein: MFDWEGVSEFVAVAETESFTAAAKRLAISTAQVSRQVSALEARLATKLFYRTTRNVSVTEVGNIYYQHCRLALDGLQEAQRAITDLQRIPKGKLQITAPVTYGENPIAPLINNFVLKYPELDVRLHLTNQKLNLIDEGFDLAIRLGKLDDSSMMARRLASRTQYVCASPVYLAKFGVPHSLSELDRHNCLQGTLDYWHFQEQGKVRNIRVKGNIKCNCGRALVDAALKGIGIVQLPDYYVLPFIKTGELVSLLENNRESDEGVWALYPQNRNLSPKVRLLLDYLAEELDKT; this comes from the coding sequence ATGTTCGACTGGGAAGGTGTTAGTGAGTTTGTAGCCGTCGCAGAGACGGAAAGCTTTACTGCAGCCGCTAAACGGCTAGCAATATCGACGGCTCAAGTCAGTAGGCAAGTCAGCGCGCTTGAAGCACGATTAGCCACCAAGCTTTTTTATAGAACCACTCGCAATGTATCGGTTACCGAAGTTGGTAACATATACTATCAACATTGCAGACTAGCACTAGATGGCCTTCAAGAAGCCCAGCGTGCTATAACTGACCTGCAAAGAATCCCTAAAGGTAAATTACAAATCACCGCGCCAGTCACGTATGGCGAAAACCCTATAGCACCATTAATCAATAACTTTGTTTTAAAGTATCCAGAACTCGATGTACGACTACATTTAACTAATCAAAAGCTTAATCTAATTGACGAAGGGTTCGATCTTGCTATTCGATTAGGTAAGCTCGATGACTCTAGTATGATGGCAAGGCGTTTAGCGTCACGCACTCAATATGTATGTGCATCACCAGTATATCTTGCTAAGTTTGGTGTACCGCACTCACTATCTGAGCTTGACCGTCACAACTGCCTTCAGGGTACACTGGATTACTGGCACTTTCAGGAGCAAGGTAAAGTTCGTAATATACGGGTTAAAGGCAATATTAAATGCAATTGTGGTCGCGCCTTAGTGGATGCCGCATTAAAAGGGATAGGTATTGTTCAATTACCCGACTACTATGTACTACCCTTTATTAAAACAGGTGAACTAGTATCTTTATTAGAAAATAACCGGGAGTCAGACGAAGGGGTTTGGGCCTTGTATCCTCAGAATAGGAACTTATCACCCAAGGTTCGATTATTATTAGATTACCTCGCTGAAGAACTCGATAAAACTTAA
- a CDS encoding tyrosine-type recombinase/integrase, with protein MKSKHKKPLPLFDTLKVMLEEKYEKNPSVVARIESDAPTNALSDYTIACEFLCSYRGSADTFASYRREVERLLQWAWFVAGVSLRDIRRAEIDDFLAFCQHPPKEWIGLKTVSRFTEHHGKRVVNPEWRPFVSKVGKVEYSAEQAPDISNWALSQKSFQAIFSILSSFFNFLIQEEHSDVNPISLIRQKSKFIRKKQSEKIRRLSDLQWEYVIETAEIMAEQNALIHERTLFVMNALYGMYLRISELTQSDRWYPKMGDFQLDMDGNWWFITVGKGNKERSVSVSDEMLTALKRYRTYRNLSVLPYPGEQTPLIPKTRGSGGISSTRQIRNIVQTCFDAAVKRMIEDGFTEDSERLKTATVHWLRHTGISDDVKRRPREHVRDDAGHGSSAITDKYIDVELRERHASARKKSIKPS; from the coding sequence TTGAAATCAAAACATAAAAAACCATTACCTTTGTTTGATACACTCAAAGTGATGCTAGAAGAAAAGTACGAAAAGAACCCTTCTGTGGTGGCGCGAATTGAATCAGATGCGCCGACAAATGCGTTATCGGATTATACTATTGCGTGTGAGTTTCTCTGCAGCTACAGAGGAAGCGCTGATACTTTTGCCTCTTACCGCCGAGAAGTTGAACGCCTATTGCAGTGGGCGTGGTTTGTTGCAGGTGTTAGCCTTAGAGATATACGACGCGCAGAAATAGATGACTTTTTAGCATTTTGCCAACACCCACCTAAAGAATGGATAGGATTAAAAACAGTCTCACGTTTTACCGAACATCACGGCAAACGAGTCGTAAATCCTGAGTGGCGCCCTTTTGTTTCAAAAGTAGGTAAAGTTGAATACTCAGCGGAGCAAGCCCCAGATATTAGTAACTGGGCATTATCTCAAAAGTCATTTCAGGCCATTTTTTCGATTCTTAGTAGCTTTTTCAATTTCCTGATTCAAGAAGAGCACAGTGACGTAAACCCTATTTCGTTGATACGTCAAAAAAGTAAATTCATCCGAAAAAAACAAAGTGAGAAAATTCGCCGCCTCTCAGACCTTCAGTGGGAGTATGTAATAGAAACCGCCGAGATCATGGCCGAACAAAATGCATTAATACACGAGCGAACACTATTTGTTATGAATGCACTCTACGGCATGTATTTACGTATATCAGAGCTCACTCAAAGTGATCGTTGGTACCCTAAAATGGGTGATTTTCAGCTCGACATGGATGGAAATTGGTGGTTCATTACTGTCGGTAAAGGTAATAAAGAGCGTTCGGTTTCGGTCAGTGACGAAATGCTTACCGCTTTAAAACGATATCGCACCTATCGTAACCTATCCGTATTACCCTACCCTGGAGAACAAACACCGCTAATCCCTAAAACACGAGGCTCTGGTGGCATTTCAAGTACACGTCAAATTAGAAATATCGTTCAAACCTGCTTCGATGCAGCCGTGAAAAGAATGATCGAAGATGGCTTTACCGAAGATTCTGAGCGTTTAAAAACCGCGACAGTTCACTGGTTAAGGCACACGGGTATTTCTGATGATGTTAAGCGACGCCCTCGTGAGCATGTGCGTGATGATGCAGGTCACGGCTCGAGCGCAATTACAGATAAATATATCGATGTTGAATTACGCGAACGCCACGCATCTGCACGCAAAAAATCAATTAAGCCTAGCTAA
- the mgtE gene encoding magnesium transporter: MSTSNLYQGVSIPEAQADSTEINYFIESAYPVDIAAFIESLDLGLGLTHLLKLDVEKRAQVFSYLDLETQVQFANALSHEALAEIASKMASDNRVDLYNQLEPSEQQQLLEDLDREQREDVKRLSVYAEKTAGALMSSEYVTLAGNLTAKQAIDQLRHEAPKKTAIYRSYIIDAELRLLGVVRLHELILASDDTPISKIMDQNPVKMSIDDAQEDVANTINRYDLTTIPIVDANNRLVGIVTHDDAADAMQQETTEDFHKAGTVEPLTQSVMKASMGLLYKKRVVWLSLLIFGNLFSGAGLAFFEETILAYVSLVFFLPLLIDSSGNAGSQSATLMVRAMATGDVTMKDWKKLISRELVIALALGLTMALLVFPVGVMRGGYEIAMVIGLTMVFVVMVGSLVGLSLPFLLSKLKLDPATASGPLVTTIADAVGVVVYFSIATSLLDL; encoded by the coding sequence ATGAGTACAAGTAACCTGTATCAAGGTGTTTCAATTCCCGAAGCCCAGGCTGATTCAACAGAAATAAATTACTTTATAGAATCAGCCTACCCCGTTGATATTGCAGCCTTTATCGAAAGCTTAGATCTGGGCTTAGGCTTGACTCATTTACTTAAACTTGACGTTGAAAAACGTGCCCAAGTCTTCAGCTATTTAGACCTCGAAACACAGGTTCAATTTGCCAACGCTTTATCCCATGAAGCGCTAGCTGAAATTGCATCGAAAATGGCTTCAGATAACCGTGTTGACCTGTACAACCAGTTAGAGCCTAGCGAACAACAACAATTATTAGAAGATCTCGATAGAGAGCAACGCGAGGACGTTAAGCGATTATCTGTTTATGCAGAGAAGACCGCTGGCGCGTTAATGAGTTCTGAGTATGTCACGCTTGCGGGCAATCTAACCGCAAAACAGGCTATCGACCAACTTAGACATGAGGCCCCCAAAAAAACAGCCATCTATCGGTCTTATATTATTGATGCTGAGTTACGCCTATTGGGTGTTGTGCGGTTACATGAGCTTATATTAGCGTCAGATGACACCCCGATATCCAAAATAATGGATCAAAACCCTGTTAAAATGTCGATTGATGACGCTCAAGAAGACGTTGCTAATACCATTAATCGCTATGATCTAACCACGATCCCAATCGTAGATGCCAATAACAGACTAGTAGGTATCGTGACTCATGATGATGCTGCAGACGCTATGCAGCAAGAAACAACAGAAGATTTTCATAAAGCAGGCACCGTAGAGCCGTTAACGCAAAGTGTCATGAAAGCCAGTATGGGGCTACTTTATAAAAAACGCGTTGTTTGGCTTTCTTTACTTATATTCGGAAACTTGTTTTCGGGTGCCGGGTTAGCGTTTTTTGAAGAAACTATTTTAGCGTATGTATCCCTCGTATTTTTCTTACCTCTTTTAATTGATAGTAGCGGTAATGCCGGGTCGCAGTCTGCCACGCTTATGGTTCGAGCCATGGCAACAGGAGATGTAACCATGAAAGACTGGAAAAAGCTTATCTCACGAGAGCTTGTTATTGCGCTAGCACTCGGATTAACCATGGCTCTATTAGTCTTTCCGGTGGGCGTAATGCGCGGCGGTTATGAAATTGCTATGGTGATAGGCTTAACCATGGTGTTTGTGGTGATGGTCGGCAGTTTAGTGGGTTTATCCTTACCTTTCTTATTAAGCAAGCTTAAACTAGACCCTGCAACCGCAAGCGGACCACTCGTCACGACCATTGCAGATGCCGTTGGCGTAGTGGTGTACTTTTCTATTGCTACTTCGCTATTGGATTTATGA
- a CDS encoding YoaK family protein, whose amino-acid sequence MIRNLPKWIEYGAFILAFIAGCINAIGLLGFEHQAVSHVSGTATLLGTKIFENSVQSTFHLLGILAAFFLGASISGFLLRGSALKLGRHYDTTLMIEGLLIFVAFYLLSKGSYYGHFAASAACGLQNALATTYSGAIIRTTHLTGIFTDLGIMLGSVLRGEAFDKRKAILFILIIAGFIVGSIFGAFLFEKMLFKALLAPAFICLLLALSYRIYQKSQTKKSLSS is encoded by the coding sequence TTGATAAGAAACTTACCGAAATGGATAGAATATGGTGCGTTTATTTTGGCATTTATTGCTGGCTGCATCAATGCAATCGGTCTCTTAGGCTTTGAGCACCAAGCGGTATCCCATGTTTCAGGAACCGCAACATTGCTAGGCACAAAAATATTTGAGAACTCTGTGCAAAGCACCTTTCACTTACTGGGTATTTTAGCAGCATTCTTTTTGGGTGCTTCAATCTCTGGATTTCTATTGAGAGGAAGTGCATTAAAGCTTGGACGACATTACGACACCACGTTAATGATTGAAGGGCTGCTTATTTTTGTGGCATTTTATCTGCTATCAAAAGGATCTTACTACGGGCACTTCGCTGCATCAGCCGCCTGCGGTCTTCAAAACGCATTGGCCACCACGTACAGCGGAGCCATTATACGTACTACTCATTTAACCGGTATATTTACTGATCTAGGCATTATGCTGGGTTCAGTCTTGAGAGGTGAAGCCTTTGATAAACGAAAAGCTATCTTATTTATATTGATCATTGCAGGCTTTATCGTAGGGAGTATATTTGGTGCTTTCTTGTTTGAGAAAATGCTATTTAAAGCACTCTTAGCACCCGCATTTATTTGTTTATTACTCGCGTTGAGCTATCGAATATATCAAAAAAGCCAAACAAAGAAGTCATTAAGCAGCTAA
- a CDS encoding HDOD domain-containing protein, which yields MPWQWINRIFNRASSVPPHYESTLNANHSEPSATIDTNKLNLDETENHLIQSTSNELESAFFCWLLNCTESELQMTTDQLNEKEQKILKTLDHDALSIDQIPRRPASFPLLIKLLNKDDSSTREISNTLLADPALATQTLKTANSPFFRVSSEPIDSVEQAVFILGSEGIRNIISATVMMPLMKGGNSKEGEFSQKVWEWGLLSATASDQYSFYQGHESSALYILGLLPALTYLLIYRSLLSYSADDPSIGELEPSMIKSIIQKRNWKMCHEICQQWGLPPASNKYLLDAERPSTDKSLSPLRDGIFMGTHKILQSVSRSPIADRDVHRLSRAPKAVDKKVIKYLEEKLKAASAIP from the coding sequence ATGCCTTGGCAATGGATTAATCGAATTTTCAATCGAGCCTCTTCTGTTCCCCCTCATTACGAAAGCACCCTCAACGCTAATCATTCTGAACCTTCAGCAACGATAGATACCAACAAACTTAATCTAGATGAAACTGAAAACCACCTTATTCAGTCTACGTCTAACGAGTTAGAATCTGCATTTTTTTGCTGGCTATTAAACTGCACTGAATCTGAACTCCAAATGACAACAGACCAATTAAACGAAAAAGAACAAAAAATACTTAAAACTTTAGATCATGATGCACTCAGCATCGATCAAATACCACGACGGCCTGCCTCATTTCCGCTGCTTATCAAGCTTCTAAATAAAGATGACTCATCAACCCGTGAAATATCAAATACCCTCCTTGCCGACCCGGCTCTGGCAACCCAGACACTCAAAACCGCCAATTCACCTTTTTTTCGTGTATCAAGCGAACCGATAGACAGCGTGGAACAAGCGGTATTTATACTGGGTAGTGAAGGTATTAGGAACATCATATCAGCCACTGTCATGATGCCGCTGATGAAAGGGGGCAACAGCAAAGAAGGAGAGTTCAGCCAAAAAGTCTGGGAATGGGGGCTTTTATCCGCAACAGCCAGTGATCAGTATTCCTTCTATCAAGGGCATGAGTCTAGCGCCCTTTACATCTTAGGCTTGCTACCTGCATTAACGTACTTATTAATCTATCGCTCATTACTGTCATATTCAGCTGATGATCCTTCAATAGGTGAATTAGAACCCTCAATGATTAAATCGATCATTCAAAAAAGAAACTGGAAAATGTGTCATGAGATTTGTCAGCAATGGGGCTTGCCACCCGCGTCTAATAAATACTTACTAGACGCGGAAAGGCCTTCTACTGATAAGTCCCTTTCACCGCTGCGTGACGGTATCTTTATGGGCACACATAAGATATTGCAATCAGTATCACGCTCTCCTATTGCAGACCGTGATGTACACCGTTTAAGTCGTGCACCTAAAGCCGTTGATAAAAAAGTGATTAAATACCTTGAGGAAAAACTAAAGGCTGCTTCAGCTATACCCTAA
- the eda gene encoding bifunctional 4-hydroxy-2-oxoglutarate aldolase/2-dehydro-3-deoxy-phosphogluconate aldolase, with protein sequence MNKSKAMFDAWLMQGKPVVAVIVIDHKDNAIPLANALKAGGVRMVEITLRTPAALDSINALADQFPDIIVGAGTVVTPEQVDQVAKAGGRFIVSPGFSAKIAERAEQYGVAYLPGVATATEIMTALESGYEFLKFYPAAQIGGVNMLKALSGPFPQVIFCPTGGISEQDYSDYLDLDNVRCIGGSWFAANHLIREKNWDAVTTLAARLS encoded by the coding sequence ATGAATAAATCTAAAGCCATGTTCGATGCCTGGCTCATGCAAGGTAAACCTGTTGTTGCTGTGATTGTTATAGATCATAAAGATAACGCTATACCGTTAGCAAATGCGTTGAAAGCAGGCGGAGTGCGTATGGTTGAAATTACGTTGCGAACGCCTGCAGCCTTAGATTCCATCAATGCATTAGCCGATCAGTTTCCAGATATTATTGTGGGTGCGGGAACAGTAGTAACCCCCGAGCAGGTTGATCAAGTGGCCAAGGCTGGAGGACGATTTATCGTTAGCCCAGGTTTTTCTGCAAAAATTGCTGAGCGAGCAGAACAATACGGCGTTGCTTACTTACCCGGTGTTGCGACAGCCACTGAGATTATGACTGCACTTGAAAGCGGCTATGAATTCCTAAAGTTTTACCCTGCTGCACAAATTGGCGGGGTTAACATGTTAAAAGCCCTTTCTGGGCCATTTCCCCAAGTGATATTTTGTCCAACGGGAGGCATCAGTGAGCAAGATTATAGTGATTATCTTGACTTAGATAACGTGCGCTGTATCGGCGGTTCTTGGTTTGCGGCGAACCACCTTATAAGGGAAAAAAACTGGGACGCTGTGACGACACTAGCTGCGAGATTATCGTAA